The following DNA comes from Peribacillus sp. FSL E2-0218.
AATAGGAATAACGCAATGAATGCTATAGCATTTACAATCGTAAAGAATAACATGGCCATTTCAAGCGAAGTTGTATTAGCGATAAAACTAGAGACTGGTGCACCAAGCACCATTCCGCCCGTTACGCCCATAAACACTTTAGCAGTAGCTTTTGGAGCTTCTTCCTCACTAACTGAGGCTGCAGCTGCTGTCAAAGCTATTGAGACATAAACAGGATGAAAAAAGGCTGGAATTACACGAGCAATTAATAAAATTATAAAGCTCGATGTAAACATGGAAACAATGTTACCTATAATGAAAACACCTAACACAAATAACATTACCTTCTTGCGATTTATTCCAGAGAACAATAACGGCATAATTGGACCAGAGATTGCAACAGCAAGTGCAAAAAGACTCACTAGCAACCCTGCTTTAGGTATACTTACATGAAAGTAATCAGCAATCGAAGGCAATATCCCAACGATCCCCATTTCCGTATTCAAGATACCGAAAACACCTATGGTCAATATTAATAAAAGCAAATTGTTTCGTTTAGCCATAAAATTCGTCACCTACCTTCATTACTTAATGTTAAAACTTTAAAAACTCTATATTGATTGATTAATCAACATCTGTCTATAATTATAAAAAGAAAAAGGATTATTTCAATTGTTAAATGAAAGCTATTTGTTGTTTATTCAACAAATGAATAAAGATTGTTGATTATATTTAGGAAAGGTTGGTGACCTAATAATGTCTAAAGTGGATAGAAGAATAACCAAAAGCCAAGAAGCTATCAAAAAAGCTATTATCGAACTGATGTCTGAAAAAAATTTTGATGATATTACCATTCAAGATATTGCTGACAAGGCAAATGTTAATCGAGGAACCATTTACCTTCATTACATGGATAAGTTTGATTTACTGGATAAAATCATTGATGAACATATTAATGAATTAAGGAGAATGTGCGAATCTGCAGTAGAAATGGATTTAGATTTTGTAGATTCAAATGTAGAATGGTTCAAATACTTTGAGAGCAACTATTCATTCTTTTCAACGTTGTTTGCAAGCAGTAAAGCCTCTTATTTTCGCAGTCGGTTCCTAGAGCTGCTCATCGAAGAAATCAAAAATGATATTGACATGTCAAAAGAGTTAAATCCAGAAGTGAATGAAGAGGTTTTACTTCAGTTTATTGTGACAGCTTTTGTAGGAATGGTGGAATGGTGGATTACAAAAGAGATGCCTTGTCCGCCTCGTGTTATTGCAGTACAGCTGGGGATTCTGATAGACGGAATCTATGATAATTTATCAACGTTTCCAAAAGAAATTAAATAACCTGAGTTCAGAACTATACAAGACTCAGGTTGTGGTGCTTAATTATTACGTCTAATTGACAAGGACACTTCATAATGAGTAGTCATTTTGTAGAGTGATGGGAATTATAAAATGAAATTATCTGATAACGCATCTTCTGTTGATAGTTATCCTAATGGATCACTCGTTATCCTGAAATCACCATTTTATCATTACCTCCACAGGGCCATAGGTATACACTCTTTTCGTTGTTTTTCTCCTTGGCAACAACGAAAGAGTATTGGTAACCGAGCATTCTATTTGCCTTACACTGAGGTAAACTTCTCTGAATTGGACGGATATAATGCTCAGATTAACTTCAACCCGTATTTATACTTAGTTCAGCAAATAATCTTATTTTTCCCTGTTGCTTAGAACCTTCTCTAATACTTTATCAGCATTTTTAGCTTCTTTCTTGCCAACTTCGGATTTAAGGACTGATATCAGGCTCTTCATTTGATCATCAGTAAGACCTGTATTAAATCCTATGGTAAAATGGGCCTCCAGTTGGGAGTTGACTCCCTCCATATTCGCTAGGGCTGCAATGGTTGCTAACTCCCTACTCTGGTAATCCAGGTTGTCACGTCCGAAAATGTCACCGAACAAATGTCCTTTCAAAAACTGATCTATAGCAGGGGTGAATTTATATACCCCCCTGTAACAGGTGTTCCAACCAGGCTGGTCTGGATTTCCGTTCCAAGTTCAAAGCTACTTTTGTTGACAGGCAATGGGCTTGCTTCCTTACCAATCACGTCCTTGATACCTTTGTCTTCCCTTTCTTCCATGACGCCCATAAAAGTGTTGAGCCCATTCAAGCTCCTTGGGAACCCTGCATAAGCATACATCTGTACGAGGACTTCCTTGATTTCATTGACAGTCAAACCAGCTCCCAAACCTTCGTACAAGGCATTATTCAACTTTGGCATGTCCCCACTGGCAGTAAATGATGCAATCGTCACGATATTTTCTTGTTTAGCAGTTAGGGCTTGTGTTTTATTTTTCTTTTTTTATTTTTTTGATTTTTCAGTTTTCGTATCGTATTGCTCATCACTAACCTTCTCTAACCATTCAACGTTATTGCCCTCGAGCATTCCTGTGAGAGCAATATGTGTCATTGAAGTAGTTGGTGTGGCACCATGCCAATGCTTGACACCGGGCGGACACCAGACCACATCGCCTTCCCGGATTTTCTCAATCGGTCCACCCCACTCCTGTACCCAGCCAACTCCTTCTGTAACAATCAGTCTTTGTCCTGCCGGATGGGTATGCCATGCGGAACGGGCACTTGGCTGGAACGTTACGTAACCACCAGTATAGGGTGCCGAATCATTTTCAGAGAATAAGGAATCAATTCGTACATTGCCGGTAAAAAATTCCGCCGATCCCTTGGAGGAAGTCTGATAACCATCTCTAGTAATTGTTTGTGAATTTTCTTTTGCATCTGCGGCCAGTGCCTGTCCTGCAAAGAAACTCCCTACAGAAAGCAGCGAAAGTGACAAAATCATTGTTGTAATTTTCTTTTTCATTTGTTCCCCTTTCTAAATTTTGATTTGAATAATCAATGTCGATTGGAAAATTAACAACTGTTTATAAGTATGAAAAAAAACAGGGTGCTTTCAATGATCAAATTAATGCCATTTGTTGTTTATTGAACAATTTATTCAAAATCGTTCATATTTTTCAGAATATTCTTTAAGCCGTTCATTTCAGTTAGAAAAATAAACTTTTAAGTGGAATTGTCATTTTTTTAATTCATTGAGTTAGTTTTCAAAATTTTGTGGAATGAACAAAAGGAAAATTTCCACACCCTTAAATTTCAATGATTTAACAAAATAGATTTTTAGGCACTAACAAGGTGTCATAAAAGGCTATCTCCAAGAGATCCTTAAATTATTTATTGTAGGTGCTAACAAAAAATAGGCCTGAACCATAAAGGTTCGGCCTTAGCCTTACTCGTGAAACTCTTTATCAACGAAAACCCTAACGTCTATATAGGGCATGAGAGCTATTCTAGAACGTTCTTCTTGAAAGTTTAGGTTTTTCTTGGTTCTGTATAAAAACTATTCATTTTGTCTTAAAGTAAAGCACACAGCTATTAATGTTGCTTTCCCTCCAAGATAACTCCCCCAAAATGCCAACCATTCGACACTCCCTATGTTCATTCCCATATAACTTCTCTTTCTATGTTTGCATTTTCAGGCTGAAGAAATTGATTTTTTTATTGACGGGGACTTAGCCTTAACAAACGATCATCATTTCCGGGATTATCTGCCCTCGGCGAAGTATTGGTTGTAATCAGATACAAATATCCTTCAAATGGGTAAACATTTCTCAATCTTTCATTCGAAGTAAATACTACATCCAAAGACTTTTCTGTTTCATTAAAAACATACAAGCTTTGTCCTTTTAAACCTGCTACAAATAAATGATTATCAAAAAATGTAATTCCTGAAGGTGCCCATGTATCGGTTCCTGAGTGATGGTAGGGCTTTTCCATCCCTTCTTGTTCCTCATCGCCCGTTATAACTGGCCATCCATAATTTTTTCCAGGCTTAATGATATTAATCTCATCATGAGCAGATTCGCCATGCTCCGAGCTGTACATAATAGTTCCATCATCATTCCATGTTAATCCCTGAGGATTACGATGCCCATATGAATACACATACGATTCAGGGAATGGATTATCCTCTGGAATTGAACCATCTACATTCATTCTTAAAATTTTCCCACCTAAATTATCAATATCTTGTGCAAATTCCTCTTCATGAGCCCAGCCTGTTGCAACATACAAATATCCATCAGGACCAATGGCGATTCTACCTCCGTTGTATAGCTCATGACCTGGAATTGCATCAAGTAGTACATTTGTTTCCTTCCAGGAGTCACCGTCATATACCATCTGTATAACCTTATTGGCCAATCCTGAATCTGTCCGGTACGTGTGATATAAATATGCTACTCCACTATCTGAAAAATCATCTGCAAGAGCTATGCCGAGTAAGCCACTTCCCCCCTCCTGTACTATAGGATCAGACGTTTGGACATCATACCTTTTAAGTTGACCATCCTCCATCACGGCAATCGTTCCAACAACCTCCGGAATAACAATGAAATTATCCATCACTTTTATATCCCATGGATAATGCAAATTATCAGCTAGCTCTTCTACCTTCCAGTCTCTCGTTGACATACCTATGAATCGGGATTCTGTATTGTTATTTTCTGTTTCCGTAACTTCAGAAGTGTCTTCTCCTGTTGAATCAGTTCTATTGGGTTCCTTTGTTTCACTCAGACAACCTGTTAATACAAGTATGGAAATAAAAAAATAGAATAAATGTTTCACTGTATTGTTATCTCCAATCTAGAAGTTTATCTGTTAGTAATTCTTTTAATAGATTCTAAGCAGTATTATAAAAAATGATTGAATTAGTTTCATTATTAGCTGTTGTAAACATTTCTTGTAGACATATTCTTCAGGTTTCTCTAATGTAGTTTTAAAATGAATTTTAATTGATATTGTTCAACAAACCCATATTTTACGGCAGAAAAGAATCCATTTTAAAAAAAGATAATTTAAAATGGATTCTTTTTTGTGAATAGTTGTATTTAAAAAGAAACATTTCAATATTGAAATTTCTTCTATTAATTGATGCAGAGTTATTTTCCAGTTTTATTTTTCTCGGATTCTGGATAACGATCTCCTACAATTTTAATATTATCTAGGACTTCATTAATCTGTTGCATTTCATCGATTGAAAATAAAATCTCCGCGGAGATTTTATTTTCTTTAATTCGCTCAATTTTTGTAGTTCCAGGAATAGGAAGAATCCAAGGTCTTTGTCTCAATAGCCAAGCTAACGCAATCTGAGCTGGGGTAGCGTTCTTTTCTTTGGCTATTTGTTCAATAAAATCAAGAATTACCTGATTGGCTTCTAAAGCTTCTTTAGTAAACCTAGGTAATTCTCCTCTGTTATCATTTTCACTAAAAGACATATTTTTATCGAGTTTTCCTGTTAAAAAACCACGGCCTAAGGGGCTGTAAGCGACAAGAGCTATTTCTAGTTCTTCTAAAACCGGGAATATTGCCTTTTCGGGTTCGCGCCACCACATGGAATATTCATTTTCAACAGCAGCTAATGGTTCTATAGAATGAGCTCTACGTATAGTTTCAGCACCGGCTTCTGATAGACCCCAATGTTTTATTTTACCTTCTTTTTTAAATTTTTGAATTGTTTGCGCGACCTCTTCAATTGGTACATTTTGATCAATACGGTGGATATAATACAAATCAATATAATCTGTTTTTAAACGTTTTAGAGAGCCATCTAATGAATGACGTAGCGTTTCTGGACGGCTATCGGGTGTGTTAGTGTTGGTAACGCCATCGATTTTAAATCCCCCTTTTGTTGCAATTTGCACTTTATCTCTGCGGTCTACTATGGCATCCCCTACTAATTCTTCATTCGTATAAGGTCCGTAAACTTCCGCCGTATCAAACAACGTAATTCCTGAATCAATCGCTGAGTGAACAACTGAAATCATTTCATTTCGATCTTTTGCTGGTCCTCTATGGTAGTTCAATCCCATGCAACCAAATCCAATAGCAGATGTTTCCAATCCGTTTTTCCCCAAAATTCTTTTCTTCATATTTTTATCTCCTTTATTTTTTAAAATTCTTATCCAGAATGTGTATTAAAAACAACTAGAGGAGCTTTTCTACTTCTTAGATCTTTCATTCCTCAATCCAATTGATACATGTTTGACTTACCTTCGAATGTTCCCTCAAAATTACGCGTAAACCAATTTAAAAATATTGATTTTCTAACCTTCTTGTTTTTTAGGACGAATAATCATCTCATTAATGGCTACATCAGATGGTTGTTCAATCACAAATGAAATCGCACGTGCAATGTTTTCAGCATCAATTGCAATTTTGTAAAATTCCTCCAATCCTGCCTTCATCGTTGGGTCTGTTGTAGTTTCTAATAATTCACTGCTGACAGACCCAGGAGAAATATTGGTCACACGGATATTGGTGCCATTCATCGCTTCTTCTTGACGTAAACCTTCTGAGATTGCTCTTACTGCAAATTTAGTGCCACAATAAACCGTTCCACCAGGGTAGATGTTATGTCCAGCTACCGAAGAAAGATTTATTACGTGACCTGATTTACGTTCTCTCATAAATAGAACGATAGCAGCGATGGCATAAAAAATACCTTTGATGTTGACATCAATCATCTTATCCCACTCGTAAACTATATTTTCAGCAAGAATTTTTTTAATAATTAATCAACATCTGTCTATAATTATAAAAATAAATAAAATGCTTACAATGGTTAAATGAAAGCTTTCTGTTGATTATTCAACAAATCCATAGGAAATGTTTATTATTTTTTAATAAATATTGGTAATAATTTAATGACAATGGATAGAATAATATCTAAAAGTCAAGAAGCCTAAAAAGCTGTTATCGAACTGATGTTGAAAAAACTTGACCTCATTATTTATCAAGACCTAATTATAAAAAACCTTATTAAATAAAGGAGAGTACATATTAGTCATGTATAATATGTACTCTGAACTAACCAGCTAATAGGAAGTCAATATCTTTCTCTAAAATTTTCATTTCCCTTATGATATACTATTTTTGTTCATGACAAATAACCCTCCAAAACCCTTTTGGAAGGATTTTTCTCTGTTTCACAAAATCGTTAATCAGGCTAAATCTAGGAATGCTTCTTTTCTCTTTAATAAAGCGTAAATCCAATGAAGCAACTTATTCATACAGGCAACGATTGACACTTTGGCTGGTTTTCCTTCTGATTTTTTCTTATCATAGAAGGCTTTAAGCTTTTTGTTCCTTGAACTTCTTATGCCACATAGTACGGCAAGATACAGAGAATGACGTAGTCTGCTCGAACCTCTTTTAGTAATACGATTAATGGTTGCCGTAAACTTACCCGATGAGTGAACACTTGGATCTACTCCAGCGAAGGCAACTAGTTTTTTCGGGTGATTAAAC
Coding sequences within:
- a CDS encoding TetR/AcrR family transcriptional regulator, whose amino-acid sequence is MSKVDRRITKSQEAIKKAIIELMSEKNFDDITIQDIADKANVNRGTIYLHYMDKFDLLDKIIDEHINELRRMCESAVEMDLDFVDSNVEWFKYFESNYSFFSTLFASSKASYFRSRFLELLIEEIKNDIDMSKELNPEVNEEVLLQFIVTAFVGMVEWWITKEMPCPPRVIAVQLGILIDGIYDNLSTFPKEIK
- a CDS encoding carboxymuconolactone decarboxylase family protein; this encodes MFGDIFGRDNLDYQSRELATIAALANMEGVNSQLEAHFTIGFNTGLTDDQMKSLISVLKSEVGKKEAKNADKVLEKVLSNREK
- a CDS encoding cupin domain-containing protein — its product is MKKKITTMILSLSLLSVGSFFAGQALAADAKENSQTITRDGYQTSSKGSAEFFTGNVRIDSLFSENDSAPYTGGYVTFQPSARSAWHTHPAGQRLIVTEGVGWVQEWGGPIEKIREGDVVWCPPGVKHWHGATPTTSMTHIALTGMLEGNNVEWLEKVSDEQYDTKTEKSKK
- a CDS encoding sorbosone dehydrogenase family protein, translating into MKHLFYFFISILVLTGCLSETKEPNRTDSTGEDTSEVTETENNNTESRFIGMSTRDWKVEELADNLHYPWDIKVMDNFIVIPEVVGTIAVMEDGQLKRYDVQTSDPIVQEGGSGLLGIALADDFSDSGVAYLYHTYRTDSGLANKVIQMVYDGDSWKETNVLLDAIPGHELYNGGRIAIGPDGYLYVATGWAHEEEFAQDIDNLGGKILRMNVDGSIPEDNPFPESYVYSYGHRNPQGLTWNDDGTIMYSSEHGESAHDEINIIKPGKNYGWPVITGDEEQEGMEKPYHHSGTDTWAPSGITFFDNHLFVAGLKGQSLYVFNETEKSLDVVFTSNERLRNVYPFEGYLYLITTNTSPRADNPGNDDRLLRLSPRQ
- a CDS encoding aldo/keto reductase, yielding MKKRILGKNGLETSAIGFGCMGLNYHRGPAKDRNEMISVVHSAIDSGITLFDTAEVYGPYTNEELVGDAIVDRRDKVQIATKGGFKIDGVTNTNTPDSRPETLRHSLDGSLKRLKTDYIDLYYIHRIDQNVPIEEVAQTIQKFKKEGKIKHWGLSEAGAETIRRAHSIEPLAAVENEYSMWWREPEKAIFPVLEELEIALVAYSPLGRGFLTGKLDKNMSFSENDNRGELPRFTKEALEANQVILDFIEQIAKEKNATPAQIALAWLLRQRPWILPIPGTTKIERIKENKISAEILFSIDEMQQINEVLDNIKIVGDRYPESEKNKTGK
- a CDS encoding SDR family oxidoreductase, whose amino-acid sequence is MIDVNIKGIFYAIAAIVLFMRERKSGHVINLSSVAGHNIYPGGTVYCGTKFAVRAISEGLRQEEAMNGTNIRVTNISPGSVSSELLETTTDPTMKAGLEEFYKIAIDAENIARAISFVIEQPSDVAINEMIIRPKKQEG